A genome region from Nerophis lumbriciformis linkage group LG18, RoL_Nlum_v2.1, whole genome shotgun sequence includes the following:
- the bsg gene encoding basigin isoform X2, with protein MNLLWTVGVLLLSCWRANAATAGFIKSPLSVTKLVDDSAELHCEVIGSPIPEVQWWFIEGQEPNETITQLFDGARSDRVQINATYIEHATSTIRFTGLALEDSGTYECRASNDPDRNELRKTPKIKWIRSQANIIVIETPTITTDPIEVTNQTSAILSCNLTDTTLVVKGSHWTYNGKIIEKTQSTAADHHTTYHLDKITPHNSGGKYECVFLSDPVVQQTIEVKTIPHVAAYKHSEHGNERDKGVMVCVSHGYPLPTDWTWSKEQDGGQVPIINGTSDKYEIKSTPNKTTLTVNELSIEGDVGEYICAGTSELGTSTDKIHLRVRSRLAALWPFLGIVAEVIILVTIILIYEKRRKPDEITDGSAPLKSNSNANHKDKNVRQRNSN; from the exons CTGGCTTCATCAAGTCTCCCCTCTCCGTCACGAAGCTGGTCGACGACAGCGCAGAGCTGCATTGTGAGGTGATAGGGAGCCCCATTCCTGAGGTGCAGTGGTGGTTCATAGAGGGACAGGAGCCCAACGAGACCATCACGCAGCTCTTTGACGGCGCACGGAGCGATCGTGTGCAGATAAACGCCACGTATATAGAGCACGCCACCAGCACCATTCGCTTCACGGGCCTCGCCCTTGAAGACTCAGGCACGTACGAGTGTCGCGCCTCCAACGACCCCGACCGCAATGAGCTGAGGAAGACGCCGAAAATCAAGTGGATCCGCTCGCAAGCAAACATTATTGTCATCGAAA CCCCAACTATCACCACTGACCCCATTGAGGTCACCAACCAGACCTCTGCCATTCTCAGCTGCAATTTGACCGACACTACTCTGGTAGTCAAGGGTTCACACTGGACGTACAACGGAAAAATCATCGAGAAGACCCAGTCCACAGCCGCCGATCACCACACCACCTACCA TTTGGACAAGATCACCCCACACAACTCTGGTGGGAAATATGAATGTGTATTCCTGAGTGACCCAGTGGTGCAGCAGACAATTGAAGTGAAAA CCATCCCCCATGTTGCAGCCTACAAGCACTCTGAGCATGGCAACGAGAGGGACAAAGGGGTCATGGTGTGTGTGAGCCACGGCTACCCGCTGCCTACTGACTGGACCTGGTCCAAGGAGCAAGATGGTGGCCAAGTG CCTATTATCAACGGCACCAGCGACAAGTACGAGATCAAGAGCACCCCCAACAAAACCACCCTGACCGTCAACGAACTGAGCATCGAGGGTGACGTGGGCGAGTACATCTGCGCCGGCACCAGTGAACTTGGCACCAGCACCGATAAGATCCACCTGAGGGTGCGCAGCCGGCTTGCTGCTCTCTGGCCCTTCCTTGGAATCGTGGCTGAGGTCATCATCCTGGTCACCATCATCCTCATCTACGAGAAGAGGAGAAAGCCCGATGAGATTACTGACG GCTCGGCTCCTCT GAAAAGCAACTCCAATGCCAACCACAAAGACAAGAACGTGAGGCAAAGGAATTCCAACTAA
- the bsg gene encoding basigin isoform X1 — MNLLWTVGVLLLSCWRANAATAGFIKSPLSVTKLVDDSAELHCEVIGSPIPEVQWWFIEGQEPNETITQLFDGARSDRVQINATYIEHATSTIRFTGLALEDSGTYECRASNDPDRNELRKTPKIKWIRSQANIIVIETPTITTDPIEVTNQTSAILSCNLTDTTLVVKGSHWTYNGKIIEKTQSTAADHHTTYHLDKITPHNSGGKYECVFLSDPVVQQTIEVKTIPHVAAYKHSEHGNERDKGVMVCVSHGYPLPTDWTWSKEQDGGQVPIINGTSDKYEIKSTPNKTTLTVNELSIEGDVGEYICAGTSELGTSTDKIHLRVRSRLAALWPFLGIVAEVIILVTIILIYEKRRKPDEITDDDDSGSAPLKSNSNANHKDKNVRQRNSN, encoded by the exons CTGGCTTCATCAAGTCTCCCCTCTCCGTCACGAAGCTGGTCGACGACAGCGCAGAGCTGCATTGTGAGGTGATAGGGAGCCCCATTCCTGAGGTGCAGTGGTGGTTCATAGAGGGACAGGAGCCCAACGAGACCATCACGCAGCTCTTTGACGGCGCACGGAGCGATCGTGTGCAGATAAACGCCACGTATATAGAGCACGCCACCAGCACCATTCGCTTCACGGGCCTCGCCCTTGAAGACTCAGGCACGTACGAGTGTCGCGCCTCCAACGACCCCGACCGCAATGAGCTGAGGAAGACGCCGAAAATCAAGTGGATCCGCTCGCAAGCAAACATTATTGTCATCGAAA CCCCAACTATCACCACTGACCCCATTGAGGTCACCAACCAGACCTCTGCCATTCTCAGCTGCAATTTGACCGACACTACTCTGGTAGTCAAGGGTTCACACTGGACGTACAACGGAAAAATCATCGAGAAGACCCAGTCCACAGCCGCCGATCACCACACCACCTACCA TTTGGACAAGATCACCCCACACAACTCTGGTGGGAAATATGAATGTGTATTCCTGAGTGACCCAGTGGTGCAGCAGACAATTGAAGTGAAAA CCATCCCCCATGTTGCAGCCTACAAGCACTCTGAGCATGGCAACGAGAGGGACAAAGGGGTCATGGTGTGTGTGAGCCACGGCTACCCGCTGCCTACTGACTGGACCTGGTCCAAGGAGCAAGATGGTGGCCAAGTG CCTATTATCAACGGCACCAGCGACAAGTACGAGATCAAGAGCACCCCCAACAAAACCACCCTGACCGTCAACGAACTGAGCATCGAGGGTGACGTGGGCGAGTACATCTGCGCCGGCACCAGTGAACTTGGCACCAGCACCGATAAGATCCACCTGAGGGTGCGCAGCCGGCTTGCTGCTCTCTGGCCCTTCCTTGGAATCGTGGCTGAGGTCATCATCCTGGTCACCATCATCCTCATCTACGAGAAGAGGAGAAAGCCCGATGAGATTACTGACG ATGATGACTCAGGCTCGGCTCCTCT GAAAAGCAACTCCAATGCCAACCACAAAGACAAGAACGTGAGGCAAAGGAATTCCAACTAA